ATAGTTCAGATCTCATGTTCGATAGATACAATTTTGGTatctcaatatttttctaatttttatcccatgaaaagtaataatttaatattaataaacttttatatttaataaatggaGCCTACCTTTTATTACATCCTCCATCAACACTTATAATATAACTAGATAGTAAAATTGATGGTAGAAGTGTTAGTGCATgtattatgatttaaaaaaaaatgggcacTTAAAAGTACACAAATTTACatctctttctttatttatttcaatcatttttccattaaaaaaacttttaaaaaaaataatttcaaattcattttaaatttttacatatatatatattcatagtttttttaaaattaattcttatttatccattcaaaaagttattattgaataaaaaaatgattgaaaatactTGTTAACAAGTATTAAGTTAGAAAATTATTCActagggaaaaaggaaaaaaaatagaaaagaaagaaaaggtaagaaaactttattttatgcataaatAATAAGCTTttgaaactttttattaaattttaatcattctttCATAAATACGAACAACTTAATTTAACTAAAAAGTTATATTATGCCACCATCTTAGACATGGTAAAATGGAGAAACCCAATAATTACTCAATCAGAAGattaacattaattttattatatttttaatatgcatTTATAAGTTATATAATGTTTGATGTCATAAAAAGCAGTTAGTatttattaaatacaaaaaaattccaaatgatTAACTACCTAAGCAAGGTATATAAAGTGAGCAAAAAATGATAGTGTAAttagcatttttctttttgccaCTTACAAAGGTGGCATAGTGTATTTAgaagaaatttaaaatgaaaattttttgtaTAACCATTTCATTTAACAAATGGTAAAAATGATAAACATGAGTAATAGGCGAATAATCCAACTCTTGGAACATACTACAGCCCATGTCCCTGATGGCAAAAAAACCGATATCAAGGTGTTAAACTTTCTCATCAATGTGAGCTCTTATAAAAGATTAATCTATAACATTTTATTCATGAAATGGGTTGGAATGATATTAGTATAAATACGGAAAAAtcctttcattaaaaaaaataaaaagattatatatatataatattattttcattattggaATCAATTTAACAGGcaattatttaattcaaatgggCTTTTTGGTCAATAACTTAaagtaatattatataataatttgaaattatatctTGATTACCCGTAACAGAGAAGCTCCTTTTAATTTCCTctcaaactcaaattcaaatGACAAAGAGCTAGTTTGgatattctctctctctctctctctctctctctctttttacaGCTCAAATAATTAAGGCAGAAGGGTTTGAAGCtcatctttttttctctctaaatgCTTTTATGGGTGTTGCTTTTCATCAGTACTCAGGATTGGGTCCATGCaatattggaaagaaaaattgtcTCAGAGTTGGGGAGCTATGACAGAAAATGATCACCACTATTTTCATCATAACTAAATGTACTCTTTGTGTCCTTTAGTAAAACTTGGCACAATAATTCATTCAAGAGGGAGGTTTAACATTCTACTGCATCATACATAAAgatatgttattatttttattattattattattgaatgagattaaaattaaatcttaatAGATAAATTTGGAAGgataatacttgaaaatatcaaaataatttaagacGTTTGAGAAACGTTTtcgataacaattttttatttttcagaataaaaaattagaaaacaagtttgataattagaaaatcaattttaaaaaataattatacaaacatgtataatgattaaaaataaagctctaaatattttaaaacatattttaaaatatttaaaacatgttaaaaatattcaGGTTcctaaatagatttttattccataaaatatcaaagaacaattttcggtaattgttttttaaaatttcaaaaattattttttaaaattgttttaaaaaacaattaccaaatatagCCTTAGGGTCCAAatgatatatttcctatttttatttttaaaattagaagtatttatataaaagtagAACATCATGTATAACagtacaaatttaattttatgtctttagaaatttctttcaaacatttcaaaaattgggatattaaaaatttgttattctttaatttttaaaaaattttgtattttatataaaaattaacttttattttaaaaatagaaaacaaaaaatatatttaaacaaaCACTTAATAATTTACgtttcaaacttatttatatTACTCCTAAATGTAATTAAGAGCTCATTTGGTACTATTTTtagtataagtattttttttaaaagtatttttacaGTACTTatgtgaaaaacacttttatgataatttaaaaaggtgattctaatattgtttttgataatatagtGTATAAGtacaaaaatgcttttaataatagtaaattactaaaaatgacatttattaaaaaaaatatattataataaattgaaaacttgtattacaaatatatataaacatttatatgttttttaaattatttttatgaaagggGAGTAAAAGAGAAATAGGAGAGTGAGAAGGAAGCaaagagtgaaaagaaaatagaggataGCGGgaaaaagtattttaggaatatatgaatttttttgaaaagttttttaagAAAACATCTTTCAAGTGCTTCTCCAAAAAACACTTCAAGTGTTTTTCTAATAGTgcattttatagtaattttatgaaatatttttagtctttctaagacttgaaaatttttatctttaaagtattaaaacaactaaaaatacttcttaaaattactatcaaacgcactctaaattttcaaaagcatttttcaaatattaccaaatacctatttttttttaacttaaaaacgtttttaagactaaaaacacttttgaaaagcACTATTAAACGGGCTCGAAAAAGTTAACAATTAGAGGACAAACACTTTTGATAACTTATTTCTTGGATATAATCAAATTACTTTTTCATGAGATTAATTTAATTGTCTATAGTATGAAAGTACCTTAAACAAACTTTTTCGAATACTAAACAAGTTACTACCTAAATGTGACTACTTCTTAATGtgattaagttaattaattctCGATGATGTAATATCTCTAAATGTAGTATGAAAATTTCTACCTTACATGCAATCTTAAGAGTAGAGTATCTCTCTTAACTTGCaacttatttcaaaataattatacaagtcCCGTTCGAAAGAGTTTCTTCAACGCAACtattaaagattaaatataatttctaaattattgagtattatttaaaatatgtcaAAGTAATtcgtatttttaataaaaatattttgataatatagtttttaaatataaaattatttaaaaaatagtaatagttTACTTCTCTACGAAAAAGTAAAGTTTggaaacattttaaaaataatttttgaaaatagtacttgtaaaaaatattgatttaagaactcaaataaaaacaattgtcTTGCCtgaataatatcaaaattttgaaaggatTCAGATTCTCCCTATTTTCAAATACTGTTCATAatattgtaaaagaaaaaaatacaattaaaacatcaaaaaaaaatttttttttaaaataacatattttcataacaaattctttaaaaaaaaaattgttttacataaataaaaataaaattggattatttgattaaaagggtcattggcacccaatttcaaaaatacatttcatctttttttatcacattttaataaaaatgttctaattcttttctttcaaaaataatattttattttaaaacttatacgtaaatacttgaaatagttaaaaacatttatataaaaaatagattacttttcaagaaaaaaaacatgaaataagttaaattcacgaatataaaattatttcatcatttttaactaattaattctaaaaaatttctcaaatatcttttctaaattaaaaaccaattttttattcttaaaaaaaaaaatcactttcaagAACATCAAGAACAATTCCCAAATAAGGCCTTAATAACTATTTTGAAGATGGGGTCGTGTGGATTTGTTAAGGATGGTAAGCAATAATGGACTAAGGATGATAAAAATATTCACATACTAGTTCAAtaatgaataaacaaaaaattatgtttaaaaaaggGATAtaccatatatttattttccatttgtaGTGAAGATGTCTCCAAATATAAAATTGTGCCACAAAGCATCAATGAGTACATTATGatcttccatatatatatatatatatatatatataaactctcGATCTTAGCCACAAGATGGTGAGAAAGGCGTATGAAAAGGGCATAGAATATTAGAAATATGATATAGAGGAAGAGTACTATTCACATTCATACtgagaaaaatatatgaaggaTTACAAAAGGATTTTGTTTCCCATTATACCCATTTTGTAAATCATGTCAGTCAAGATGAGTAGAAGaagacaaaagaaaacaaagcatGAACTCCACAAAAAACCTCAGTTAGTACTACTCTCTCTCTCCAGTCAGCTCTGGTAGCTAGCTACCTCATCTGTGAAACCATTGTCAGTCCATCTCTCCTCTGTCCAAAACTATATGTTTTACCAACTTCATGATTTGCCCTTCAATACCCTGTTCCAGGACCTCATTCCATGCCAAATATCGGGGTTTGGAACACTGAGAGACTGGGCTTTGCAGCTTGGAATGAATGAAGAGATGgtgcagcagcagcagcagcagcggCAGCAGTCGCAGCAGCCCAGCTGTTGTACCCAGAGACCTCATAGCTAGTACTGCTGTTTAAACCATTAACGGGTGTTGCATATGGGATTGAGTTTGAACTTGAAGCAGTGCTGCTACTACTGTTGCTCTGTTGTTGTTGAATGTACCCACCACCATTGCAGAGGAAGCCTGCAGAAGCTGTGGAGAAATCCATGGTCAAGTTGCTAGAAGTCTGAAATGGAAAGGAGGATTCCAATATGGGGTTCTTCACAACACTGTTCAATGTGGAGGCCTGGTACCCCAGTACGGACCAGTAATCAACCGATTGATGGTGATCTTGCTTGAGGGGTTTGGAAAAAATGAGTGTATTTGATGGGCCAGAGAGAACCTGAACCTGCTCCTCAGACCGGCGACTTCCACTATCGGAAGCAGAATCAGAGGGAGATGTTTTTGGTTTGCCAGTGGTTATTGCTCCTCCGATGGGGAGATTGCTGTTGGCAATGCTTTTGACATCGTATCGGCTCATGTCGAAGTTGGTTACTGCATTTAGGCCTCTGAATTTGATTGCAGCAATGTCATAGGCTTCGGCTGCTTCTTCTTGAGTGCCTTGAAAAACATCGACAACACATTCATTCACATATACGAAAACACatcataagaaaaatagaatttcaTGAATGTTTGGAACAAAAACTCACTGAATGTTCCAAGATAGAGATCTTTGTTCCCAGCAACTCTTCCTATTCTGGCTTGCCATCTCCCATGCTGATGGTGTCTGGTacagcaaaaataaaaatattaagagtaTTTATTCATGGCGTCTCGGGATATTTGTGGGTTGGAGGTTAGAAACCTACCTGGTGACTCCTCTGTAAATAGAGGCTCCTCTCGAGAATCCAGAGCTTTTcctggagagaaaaaaaaaagcagaaaaaattttgaatgcATGGCTTGACATAAAAAGGAAGAGAATGCAAAAATTTGAATTGAGTGATTGTTTACCTTCTGAGTGAAGCAACAAACTCTTGCCTAGTCATGTTCTTCATATTCTCAAGTTCTTTCTCATAGTTAGAaacctttttcaaaaaaaaatttaaaaaaaaaaacccaaaagaaaaaaaggttaatGTCTCTAAAACTTTGACGAAAATGAAGCATTAGCGTCTAAATTTCATAGAACAATCCAAACTTACAGGGAAGTTAGTGGTGGTGGTCGGACCCCAGTACTTAAGAGCGGCGAGATCATAAGCTCTAGCTGCCTTCTCTTCCTTATCATACCCACCtgcaaacaaaaaataaataaataaataaaaattgatccAAAATGAGAATCTAAAACTTGAAGGAATATCAGAATCTTTTATTCAACAGTGAAAAATCATGATTCAGGACAAGACCACGAGATGAGATCCTACTCACCCAAATAAACTGAAAAGAAAACAATGGTGATCATTTGTTTATCCATGGCAGCAATCATTCCCACGTACATGCCACAAAAAGAAaccacccaaaaaaaattagaatcttCCTCTTAAGCTGATAAAATGCGCATGGTAGCAAAAAGAGTGGGCGAAATCTAAATCGCGCTGGTGGCGTAAGTGACCAGAAGATCCAAGGCGCTGAGATTCTCATGGAGAAGGACAGAAACCCGGATATTCTGGTGCAGGTTAAGCCACAACGCCGTGGGTGCACACGTTAGAAATCTGTCGTCTCTCTTACCTTGTCGTCCCTTCCGGCTCTGTCCTTCTCTTCTGCAGCTGTTGTCCCAGAGATGGGCTTCATATCTCCCTGTCCATCTATGtctgaaaatataaatttgagataatttattattattattattttcagaagaaaaataataataaaaaattttccccGAGGTTTTCAGGGAAGGAGAtcatcatttttcacatcaCCGTGTAACTCCTCTGTAAATGGAGGTCCGTTGGCCGAAGGTGTCGACGGACTTCTTCGGCGACGGCTCCGGCGTCAGCGCCAGCTGCTTCTGAGCCTCGCTTTGCTCTGAAGAAAACCCACGTAAGAAGCTCGCAGCTATGGTCTTCAGCTCGGACTCGTATATCTCAGCATCAGACAAACCCGCCGGAGTTTTAGCCGAGAACTGATCGAGACCTGCACCcgctccacctccacctccacctccaccgaGGAAGTCCTCCAGCTTGGGGCCGCCGATGAGGTCACTGCCACCACGATCCGGAAAACCCTGCTCTCTATCAACACCCCCAtctaaaaaacccaaaaaaataaaacaataagataaaaaaagacGATGGAATTCAAGCTGTTGAGCTTATTTAGGTGTAGAAGAAGATCGTACTGTGATGGGTTGAGGCGGAGAGGGCTTCGAAAAGGCAGAGTTGGGAGGAGTCGGAAGGGAGAGAGTTGTTGGAGAGAGAGAAGGCGAGCCAATTGTGATTAGAAGCCATGGTGAAAAGCAAGAGAGGTGATTCCTACTTGGGAAGTAGTGCTGAGAAACAATGAGAAGAAAAGGAGATGTGAAGATGACACAAATATAGAGgcagggagagagagagagagagagagaggagaggtGTTGTGCACAAGGGCCAAGGTGGTGATAGCTAGCTAGCATGGGAAAAtactactttaaaaaaaaaattcaaaatatattaattgaaGAGAAGGAGGGAGAGAGGCAAGTGGAAGGTTTTGATGGGATGAGTGGGCGGTCGTGGGTTGAAATCCTTGACCAAAATGGGTAGAGAAAGAGaggagacagagagagagatggtgTGAGCGTGTGAATTGAGTTTGGGTGTATGTTTGTGGGGAAGCAGGAGGGTGGCGGAGGAGACACCCTGACCCACTTAGAGGACTTTGAAATCATTCTGCTGGCCCATCCATCTGCCGCGTGTCATTTCTTTTGCCCCAATTCTacgtttttattttattttatatttttagaaaatgctAAGTTTACCAATgtactacaaaataaaattcccaaaaatatttattatgacGTTTAAATGAGATGATCGAAACgaaactataaaaatattattaatggATATCCTAAAATCATTTGATTAATGGTTcttcttttataaatataaaaatatatttttttttatattatagttcaaactttgtttttaatagaaaaagagTAATTTGAATGTCATTATGCAAACCTTATAACAAATGTGATAAAAGTATAAATACACGAATAacaaaacttgaaaatatatatttgatatgatttgatTAATggctatattttttatatgtattgaaaaaaatatatttttaatcaaagtcAAACTCTTGTATTTATTGGATTGTGAAACTTGAATCAGTATGATTGCGCTTCATTTAAGATGTTGGGGTCAAGTTGTGGGAGTTAAAAGGGATAACGTCccgaaaattttattttaattttattttatgtgataattgatAATTTGTccatataatatatttaaccatttttatgattagggttttattttttatagagtGAGCGACCATAATTGAGAGATTTTTCTCAAAAGTTTCATTATTGTTACTTTTATTATTCCTTTTGATTAATCAATTGTTAAGTATTGGTATACTATGTGAACATAAATATCAATATGATCACATTGATCATCCAACCggttaaaaaccttagaacaaatgtgataaaagtataaatatacggataataaaacttgaaaatatatacttgatatcatttaattaatggctatattttttatatgtattaaaataatatatttttatattagagtCAAACTCTTGTATTTATTGAATTATGAAGTTTGAATCAGTATGATTGCACTTCACTCAGGATGTTGGGTCCAATTATCTAGTAAACTTGTAGGAGTTAAAAGGAATAATCCCtgttttttttatgtgatgatTGACAAGTTTatccatattatatatttaattattttatatttagggttttattttttattcagtGAGCAATCGTAATTGAGAGGTTTTtctcattgttttttttattagtacaTTGTTGAGTGTTGATGTACCTTGTGAATATAAGGACCATATTAATCATCGAACcgtattaaaaattttgtctttttttttatatttttattttacagaAGGGTAGTCCATCACATAGGGTTGATTTTTAACGAGTATATATAAAGAAGGATTgtggtttgaaaattttgataatcaATTTTGTGAgtacatttttcatttcttggtCTATGCTTTGTAAcctattaaaattgaattaaacttgaattctaaaatgtttatattttttatttgattttaataattttttttgtatattcaATATTACATGCATtatataaaacatattaaaataatttattattatcaaaccatggtcaaattaatttttgaacaCATttatttcaaactaaaaattttaaatgtattttaaaacttaaatttaaattgattttattgtcttaaaaaataaattagatttaagatttaaattaatttacatcCAATCAATCATACatataatttattcaatttaaaccttaataaaaaaattttgaaaaaatcatgACTCTAATTacatagaaaataatataaacaaattgTGTGATTTGACATGAGTGAtgaatatattttcttatatgaGGAAGATAAACACAGAGGTAGAGAAGTTGATGAACCCAGGGGTGAGATTAGAGTAGGAGGCATGGAGAGAGGGTGCTGCATTAGATTTGGTAAGAGTAATGGGCACCCACGTGCATAGAAGACACGTGCACCATGCAGTATAATTgtactttttttaataattattagtAAACCCATGCCCACGTGGCAGTAGATGCTGTGGATACCATGTTGTGCTGTCACAACCCcttcataaatatattattctttCCCCACCCCGTCCATGCCACGTGTACtacaagatattttttttaaatattgtccGTACAATGGTTATGTAGAGTATCTTTTTGTACAACATGATTTCCCATTAAATTAATCTAGTTATGTTGAATCGTAGGAAAgtaaccccaaaaaaaaaaaaaaaaaagggttatcctaaaaaatgtaaaaataaataagtaaaactaaaattattaaaaactcatttatcttcaaattatttaatcgaaaaaatgaaataaaataaatttgaaatagtacaaaaatattgattttaaatctatcttaactttaaaattttttatttttctcaaatgcgctgaaaatcaaatataatgttAGAAAACAAAGATAGGAAGAAAAGAGTTTGTTCATGCATGTgatttaataatagaaaactgtttttaattttttttaatattattttatcgtAATTctttataaatagtttttaaaaacaaaataaaataaataaaagttatttttaccatttctttttttaaaaaaaagaaaaacatagacTCATTAGCTATGttttcttaaacttgtttttaaaaattattttcaaactaaaaaataattttagaagagaatttattttatgaatattttctttaaaataaattgtttttgctCAAAACTGGGGAAATAAGAAACCCAACTTCACCGACAAGAAAGGGAGATGAGAAAAGTTAGGTACAGTGACTCAGTGACTCAGAAGTAGTCCCAATATCAAAGCAAAGTGCACAtgaaaataacaacaaaaataaaaaataaataaaataaaagagttaGGCAGCAGGCAGAGGCTTGAGAGGCGGATAGGGCTAAAAACCCTTTTACACCAAGCGACCTCAAAAGCCTGAAacccaaaagaaatttggatAAAAGAGATTGGCAGAGAAATCGGCGGGAGTGTGTTTGCATTTGATTCCCtcacttttctttctctcttgcTTGCtttatagttaaaaataaataaataaataaaataaagttggaAAATGGGTGGCTTTTTGTGTGGGCATTCCACGGTCAAACCATGGTTTAAAAGCAATGGGGGGATTTGCAGTCAGTGAAAGGAATCATTCCTCACGTTCATCTCTCTTGtcttttttctcctttatttattattattattattattattattattattacttattaattattaattattattactcCATCATCCTTTCCTCCCTCACATGACcacctcttttatttatttatatatatattttaaaatttatccacATTCTGTGTATGTGAATTGTGTTGAAAACTTGAATGTGATCTTCTCTGACCTAACATGTTCTCTTTGCTTGCTTCCTTCTATTTCTATACATCCACTTTtctaataagttatttttaagttgaataaaaaaatttatatttatttgaataattttatttaaaaaatttatttcttagttAACATTTgctaaaacttaatatttattccttaattatttaagtaaactttaaattaaattattgagttaaaattaattacttaatttttatttaaatattaaatttatttgttaaatattcatataataaatttcttaaataGAGTTGTTAATGTACTTTTATTAAACATGGGTAAATGGGTTAAAAAGATTTGAtattaacaataaaataattatttcaacttaatatttagagttatttttttattttaaattataatattaaattattttaccaaacatattttctatttgatgacttaaatcaaacatcaaagtcaaaatgatttaattagacctaaaccctaaattatcaaaaattacaaatttaaagaattgaattgttttcaaaaattgccTTAAAACTATAATCAGTCGATGTggttcaaaataattttatgatggTGGTTTTAAggcaattttcaaacaaattaaaaCCACATTCTAACAAGTTGAAAAACAAAGAGTGGTTGGCTTTACAATTTCACTCAATCAATGACTTGTTTGGTGAATCGATGGGACTCTTTATGCTATCTATCAGATCAAGTCCAAATTTGATCCATTTTTCAATGGAACTGTATACTATTTATGGGCATGGTCAAACATTCGAATGAAAATCTCGGTATCAAATCTGACTCTTAACAATCATagattgaatttaaaattttaaatgccTTAAATCAGTTATGAACCTAAACTAGTTTTCAGACTTAATACCATCTGCAAAAAACAGATCCATAGAGCAAGTAACTAGTATAATGTGAATTCATGCAAAAAAAGTTTTGATCTAAGGCAAGAAAACAGATGAAAAAAGATCAATATTGGGAGGCACCGAGAAAAGGAATATACACGATGACCTGGTTGCTGAGTAGAATTCCATGTACCAGGTTGATGTCACCTTGAGCATCGGAAATATTGAACCCATTTTAATGGAGACGTCAACCATTGCCAGTTGACTTGTAATGCCATTCATCAATTGTTGAGTAAATCAGGCCTTCCTCTTCGAGTGATCTAATAGATTCCCTGTCAAACccagatcaaataataataataagtaataagtcGTGGATGTAAATATAAATCTGACTAGATTGCTAGTAAAGGAGATACATGATTTTATCGACTGGAACATTTAGCTGTTGGGCAAGCTCATCCCGGCCTACCCCCTGGTCTCGAGCCCTGAAACACGAGATAATCTCAAGATATCACTAAGCAGGGCATGAAGTTAAAAGTTCAGTcagaaacaaaacaaagacgAAGGGGCCAAAAGAGGTAAGAATGGAACGTGCCTAAATGTAAAGCAGGAATAATTAAAACCGATCATAGATTTTCTTGTGTTCATAATGATTGCATCAAAAGTTtcaccattttaaaaataaaataaacaaatagacAAAATCTAACAATTTTGGGCAAATGCCACAATTCAGATATTCTTGAACTTTATATAAAGACGAATCTTCTGATATTGCTGAATGAATATAGGATTATCAGCTAAAGATGAAACACCCTGACCAAATTATTACAACTTcctaaaaataatagaaaaaatctaGAACTTGATGAAAAGAATATAGCCAGCATGCATACATGGCTATGATAGTATGATAGGTGTCTCAGCATACTTCTCCATGAACAAAGGTTCTGATCAGCTATATGTCATTGTGGGAACAGTGTATACAATTTAGATCCTACTTGCTTTGATAAAATAGCTAGATAAACTAATATTGACACTGGACATTTTCATTGTGGAAAAAGATATTTCACATCATTCATCCATTTTCTTGGTAACATCTATTTGATTAGACAATATATATGTGATCTAAATCGTCATTGCAGAAAAAGATTATCAACAtcacccacccacccacccacaGGAAGATCATATTTTCCTGTAAACATTAAGTCCCAAAGTCATGAAAATCAATCCCTTTTCTAAAATGAGTTCCTCAATGAGACAAGACAGTCTTGTACTTCGA
Above is a window of Vitis vinifera cultivar Pinot Noir 40024 chromosome 11, ASM3070453v1 DNA encoding:
- the LOC100259877 gene encoding AP2-like ethylene-responsive transcription factor AIL5, which gives rise to MASNHNWLAFSLSNNSLPSDSSQLCLFEALSASTHHNGGVDREQGFPDRGGSDLIGGPKLEDFLGGGGGGGGAGAGLDQFSAKTPAGLSDAEIYESELKTIAASFLRGFSSEQSEAQKQLALTPEPSPKKSVDTFGQRTSIYRGVTRHRWTGRYEAHLWDNSCRREGQSRKGRQVYLGGYDKEEKAARAYDLAALKYWGPTTTTNFPVSNYEKELENMKNMTRQEFVASLRRKSSGFSRGASIYRGVTRHHQHGRWQARIGRVAGNKDLYLGTFSTQEEAAEAYDIAAIKFRGLNAVTNFDMSRYDVKSIANSNLPIGGAITTGKPKTSPSDSASDSGSRRSEEQVQVLSGPSNTLIFSKPLKQDHHQSVDYWSVLGYQASTLNSVVKNPILESSFPFQTSSNLTMDFSTASAGFLCNGGGYIQQQQSNSSSSTASSSNSIPYATPVNGLNSSTSYEVSGYNSWAAATAAAAAAAAAPSLHSFQAAKPSLSVFQTPIFGME